The following coding sequences lie in one Candidatus Nitrospira allomarina genomic window:
- a CDS encoding lipase family protein, whose translation MPKIIPSPKLEVVLPPNLNHKYFAEASHHPFRFRSQSFQLVNAWWLAEAALLAYAENEFAIPQYTKAGLIVEGHQPFSNGGSTQCYVAHTQDVVIVAFRGTQVLKPVGGQLPGEIWRQVVKDLWTDGKFRLIVSGQGGSVHEGFKKALDEVWEPLNAYLNGLKEEEPNRTFWFTGHSLGAALATLAADRYGDVQGLYTFGSPLVGDESFARDFYVSGYRFVNNNDVVARIPPWGPNALNLMKWGRYEHVGLLKYNDETGKLFDNPSMLDRVQRGVGGQVQLLREMMNQWSNAEFSDIPIDCFNDHAPLYYALRIWNCYEQELQGV comes from the coding sequence ATGCCAAAGATTATTCCTAGTCCAAAACTAGAGGTAGTGTTACCTCCAAATTTGAACCATAAATATTTCGCCGAGGCCAGCCACCATCCATTCCGGTTTAGGTCCCAAAGCTTTCAATTGGTGAATGCCTGGTGGTTGGCGGAAGCCGCCTTACTGGCGTATGCCGAAAATGAATTTGCAATTCCTCAATACACTAAGGCCGGCTTGATCGTGGAAGGCCATCAGCCTTTTAGCAATGGTGGAAGTACGCAATGCTATGTGGCCCATACTCAGGATGTTGTGATTGTGGCCTTTCGCGGCACGCAGGTGCTGAAGCCGGTAGGAGGTCAGCTCCCTGGTGAGATCTGGCGTCAGGTAGTCAAGGATTTGTGGACGGACGGAAAATTTCGGTTGATCGTATCTGGTCAAGGTGGGTCTGTGCATGAGGGCTTTAAAAAGGCCTTGGACGAAGTGTGGGAACCCCTCAATGCGTATTTAAATGGATTGAAAGAGGAAGAGCCAAATCGAACTTTTTGGTTTACCGGCCATAGTCTTGGCGCGGCTCTGGCGACATTAGCTGCCGACCGCTATGGAGATGTGCAAGGGCTCTACACCTTTGGGTCTCCGCTGGTCGGGGATGAGAGTTTTGCGAGGGATTTCTATGTCAGTGGGTATCGATTTGTGAACAATAATGATGTGGTTGCTCGAATACCACCCTGGGGTCCCAATGCGTTGAACCTGATGAAGTGGGGTCGTTATGAACATGTCGGTCTCCTTAAATACAACGATGAAACCGGTAAACTTTTCGACAATCCCTCCATGTTGGATAGAGTACAGCGTGGTGTGGGAGGCCAGGTTCAGCTTCTTCGTGAGATGATGAATCAATGGTCCAATGCCGAGTTTAGTGATATACCCATTGATTGCTTCAATGATCACGCTCCCCTGTATTATGCCCTTCGTATATGGAATTGTTATGAGCAGGAACTCCAAGGTGTCTAG
- a CDS encoding RNA recognition motif domain-containing protein, which produces MGSKLYVGGLPYSATQAELTDLFSAHGTVESANVISDKFTGQSRGFGFVEMSSGEEAQAAISALNSTEFGGRTLTVNEAKPQAPRTGGGGYGGGGGDFGGDKRRSRF; this is translated from the coding sequence ATGGGTTCAAAATTGTATGTAGGTGGTTTGCCGTATTCCGCGACTCAAGCAGAATTAACCGACTTGTTTTCGGCACATGGCACCGTCGAGTCAGCCAATGTTATTAGCGATAAATTCACCGGCCAATCGCGCGGGTTCGGATTTGTCGAAATGTCTTCGGGAGAGGAAGCGCAAGCGGCGATTTCAGCCCTGAACTCTACCGAGTTTGGTGGCCGCACATTGACGGTCAACGAAGCTAAACCCCAAGCTCCACGCACGGGTGGTGGAGGGTATGGTGGCGGCGGTGGAGATTTTGGCGGCGATAAACGTCGCAGCCGGTTCTAA
- a CDS encoding DUF4168 domain-containing protein, with product MNSMATSLQKLSVLLVIPSLCGLGLFSVVQAQNVNSQPQKVESQLIGPNLEPFAEAYKEISEIHTTYKERIIQAGDPTKSEALQEEANRKMSQAVTDHGLTIKDYNTIFQSIQNDPALKEEFMTVLNRTQ from the coding sequence ATGAATTCCATGGCAACGAGTTTACAGAAATTGAGTGTGCTGCTAGTGATTCCAAGTCTATGTGGCTTGGGACTTTTTTCTGTGGTACAGGCGCAAAATGTTAATTCCCAACCACAGAAAGTTGAATCCCAACTGATTGGTCCGAACCTTGAACCCTTTGCTGAAGCCTACAAGGAAATTTCCGAGATCCATACGACGTACAAGGAGCGTATCATCCAGGCAGGTGACCCAACCAAAAGTGAAGCTCTTCAAGAAGAGGCTAATCGGAAGATGAGTCAGGCCGTGACGGATCATGGATTGACCATCAAGGACTACAATACAATTTTTCAATCAATTCAAAATGACCCGGCCCTCAAGGAAGAATTCATGACGGTACTGAATCGCACGCAGTAA
- a CDS encoding fused MFS/spermidine synthase, translating to MNNAPSPPSVNLKVMTSLPPKMPQVSVLPYALAIFLSAFLLFQVEPIIARYILPWFGGTPAVWTTCMLFFQVCLLVGYAYAHLLASHLSPRYQALVHLGLVVCSLVFLPITPGDGWKPDGTQNPMLAILILLMVTIGVPFLLISASGPLLQHWFNRVHPTVSPYRLFALSNLGSLLGLVSYPFFIEPQLGLRTQTLFWSGGYALYAVMCAWGARPLFRLVTKSGFSENPEYGPDKKPGQPESLLTLALAACGSVVLLAGTNQICRDIAVIPFLWVLPLGLYLISFILCFDHPRWYDRRIWVPGLLVLLSAVVYLLHQEYAETEINIYLQIFIYSGVLFACCMVCHGELVRLKPPARFLTSFYLMVALGGALGGVFVNLVAPVLFQGYWEFHFGLVATMMLLGICLFRTRNPRRPPLMFWSERVVFVGAIATLAGFLALHIHDQQASTILTSRSFYGVLRIKETDKETKSASRFLYHGRINHGRQFLNPPRHSYPTAYYGPFSGISLAISRHPQQLRFNTLEDRKRQGGLRVGNIGLGVGTTAVYARAGDTYRFYEINPEVDRMAREYFTFLKDAKGSLQVVLGDGRISLERELDNGHRQQFDILAVDAFSGDGIPVHLLTREAFALYWEHLQPDGILALHVSNRHFDFSPVVRALAREFGKQALWIKDVADPKKGNSYSDWILVTNNQAFLKDPFVNFRIAPWRSLEEILWTDDYSNLFQVVAP from the coding sequence ATGAACAATGCCCCATCGCCACCGTCTGTCAACCTAAAGGTCATGACCTCCCTTCCACCAAAAATGCCCCAGGTGTCTGTCCTCCCGTATGCCCTTGCGATCTTTCTCAGTGCCTTTCTGCTGTTTCAAGTAGAGCCCATCATCGCCCGGTATATTCTTCCCTGGTTTGGAGGCACCCCGGCGGTCTGGACGACGTGCATGCTCTTCTTTCAGGTCTGTCTTTTGGTCGGGTATGCCTATGCCCATCTTCTCGCAAGCCACCTCTCCCCTCGGTATCAGGCGCTGGTTCATCTGGGTTTGGTGGTGTGTTCTCTGGTTTTTCTTCCTATCACCCCAGGGGACGGATGGAAGCCGGATGGCACACAAAATCCGATGCTGGCGATTCTTATCCTTCTCATGGTGACCATTGGGGTGCCGTTTCTCCTCATCTCGGCTTCTGGCCCTCTCCTGCAACATTGGTTTAATCGAGTCCATCCCACTGTGTCACCGTATCGGCTTTTCGCCCTATCGAATCTTGGCTCACTCTTGGGATTGGTCTCCTATCCTTTTTTTATCGAGCCGCAACTGGGGTTGCGTACGCAGACCCTCTTCTGGTCGGGCGGGTACGCCCTATATGCGGTCATGTGTGCGTGGGGTGCCAGGCCGCTGTTTCGATTAGTCACGAAGAGCGGATTCTCAGAAAATCCTGAGTATGGACCAGACAAGAAGCCGGGGCAGCCTGAGAGTCTTCTGACACTTGCCCTCGCAGCTTGCGGATCAGTGGTTCTCCTCGCAGGCACGAATCAGATTTGCCGGGATATTGCGGTCATCCCTTTTCTTTGGGTCCTTCCGCTGGGTCTCTACCTTATCTCCTTCATTCTGTGTTTCGATCACCCGAGATGGTACGACCGACGGATCTGGGTACCCGGATTGCTGGTATTGCTCTCCGCGGTTGTTTACCTGCTGCATCAGGAATATGCGGAGACGGAGATCAATATCTACCTCCAGATTTTCATCTATTCGGGGGTCCTATTTGCCTGCTGCATGGTGTGCCATGGCGAACTGGTTCGCTTGAAGCCTCCCGCCAGGTTTCTCACATCTTTCTATCTCATGGTCGCGTTGGGGGGAGCGTTGGGTGGAGTGTTTGTCAACCTGGTCGCACCCGTTCTTTTTCAAGGATACTGGGAATTTCATTTTGGGCTGGTGGCCACAATGATGCTCCTGGGAATATGCCTGTTTCGGACAAGAAATCCACGCAGACCGCCACTCATGTTCTGGTCAGAAAGGGTTGTGTTTGTTGGGGCAATTGCCACTCTTGCAGGTTTTCTGGCACTGCATATTCACGACCAGCAAGCGAGTACTATTCTGACATCGCGTAGTTTTTATGGTGTCCTGCGAATAAAGGAGACGGACAAAGAGACAAAGTCCGCCAGCCGTTTCCTCTATCACGGTCGCATCAACCATGGCCGGCAATTTCTGAATCCCCCCCGGCACTCATACCCGACCGCCTATTATGGGCCGTTCAGTGGAATCAGCTTGGCTATCAGCCGTCATCCTCAACAACTGAGGTTCAACACGCTCGAGGACAGGAAACGGCAAGGGGGCTTGCGGGTTGGGAACATCGGATTGGGGGTTGGCACCACCGCCGTGTATGCCCGGGCCGGCGATACGTATCGATTTTATGAAATCAATCCTGAGGTGGATCGAATGGCCAGGGAGTACTTCACGTTTCTCAAAGATGCTAAGGGATCCCTGCAGGTGGTCCTTGGAGATGGACGAATTTCCCTCGAGCGGGAATTGGATAACGGGCATCGACAGCAGTTCGATATTTTAGCGGTGGATGCCTTCAGTGGGGACGGCATTCCGGTGCACCTGCTGACGAGGGAGGCCTTTGCTCTCTACTGGGAGCATTTACAACCCGACGGGATCCTCGCCCTCCATGTCTCGAATCGTCACTTTGACTTCAGCCCCGTGGTCCGGGCCCTGGCTCGAGAGTTTGGCAAACAGGCGCTCTGGATCAAGGACGTGGCTGACCCTAAAAAAGGGAATAGCTATAGTGATTGGATTCTGGTCACGAACAACCAGGCGTTTTTAAAAGACCCCTTCGTCAACTTCCGGATTGCACCCTGGCGATCACTCGAAGAAATCCTCTGGACAGACGACTACAGCAATCTTTTTCAAGTGGTGGCGCCCTGA